Proteins from a genomic interval of Zingiber officinale cultivar Zhangliang chromosome 1B, Zo_v1.1, whole genome shotgun sequence:
- the LOC122041512 gene encoding hydroquinone glucosyltransferase-like: MLEAAKRLLLTPSGGRFSVIILLINPPPEFACSFIRSLASSGLDLTFHDIPPSEPRLVQGPPDITSFYADSRAAVPAAISDLLSSVPVAELVFDFFAALLALFLHLPALDEKFPGVDFEEMVQDVVVPGVFPIPPQCMLTPLMDKKGRGYSCIIDNARRYHEARGILVNTVEELELAPLAAIRAGLCLPGGAVTQPVHPVGPIIAGCDEEAGEKSVRGLDVRLAREAAVGVGITEGGAGAPGGGGFVSHCGWNSCVESMWYGVMVLPWPHCAEQHMNTFVLMNELGVAMAMRVERGDI, translated from the exons ATGCTCGAGGCCGCCAAACGCCTCCTGCTTACGCCCTCCGGCGGCCGCTTCTCCGTCATAATCCTCCTAATCAACCCGCCGCCGGAATTTGCCTGTTCCTTCATTCGCTCTCTCGCCTCCTCCGGACTCGACCTCACATTCCACGACATCCCACCGAGCGAACCCCGACTCGTCCAAGGCCCCCCTGACATCACCTCCTTCTACGCCGACAGCCGCGCCGCCGTCCCCGCGGCCATCTCTGACCTCCTTTCCTCTGTTCCGGTCGCCGAGCTAGTCTTCGACTTCTTCG CCGCCTTGCTCGCGCTCTTCCTTCACCTCCCTGCGCTCGATGAGAAGTTCCCAGGCGTGGACTTCGAGGAGATGGTGCAGGACGTGGTGGTTCCTGGAGTCTTCCCTATCCCGCCGCAGTGCATGCTTACGCCGCTCATGGACAAGAAGGGTAGGGGATACTCTTGCATCATCGACAACGCCCGGAGGTACCATGAAGCGAGAGGGATTCTGGTGAACACGGTCGAGGAGCTCGAACTGGCTCCTCTGGCGGCCATTCGGGCAGGGCTCTGTCTTCCTGGCGGCGCCGTCACGCAGCCGgtgcacccggtcggaccgatcaTCGCTGGGTGCGACGAAGAAGCGGGTGAGAAG AGCGTGCGGGGCCTGGACGTGCGGCTGGCGAGGGAGGCCGCAGTCGGGGTGGGTATCACAGAAGGCGGTGCTGGCGCACCCGGAGGTGGCGGATTCGTGTCGCACTGTGGGTGGAACTCATGCGTCGAGAGCATGTGGTACGGCGTGATGGTCCTCCCGTGGCCGCACTGCGCGGAGCAGCACATGAACACGTTCGTGTTGATGAACGAGCTGGGCGTGGCTATGGCGATGAGGGTGGAGAGGGGGGATATATGA